Below is a window of Rhizobium jaguaris DNA.
GCCAGTCGGTCCGCCTCTGTTTTATGCCTTTGATCAGAGCCCGTCCCTTGTCCGTGGCGATCAGGCCGTTGCGTCGCCGGTCTTCGGGATCGGGCGCGGAGCGTGTGACGAGGCCTTCGCACTCCATCGCCTTGATGTGTCCCGATATCGTCGGTCCGCGCAGTTTCTCCAGCCGCGCCAGCTCCGCGACGCCAATGCCCGGCTGCCGCAGGATGGCGACGAGGAGAAGAGCCTGCAGCGGCGAGATACCGGGGTCTTCCACCTCGCGTCGCAGTTGCCGATAGAGGCGATGCAGGGCGGGGCGCAACGCTTCGGCGAGCGCCATTGCCTCTTCAAGTTCTTGGAGATGTCCGGTTTCGCGCATGTTCAAAAAAGATAGATAGGCTTCCTATCTATCTACATATCTTATGGTTGCGAGTTGCGCAAGCGATCGAATCCTTGAAAGGATCGCGTGAGACCTGAGAGGAGCCTGACGTGAAGCGATTTTTGATGGCGGCAACAGCCGCCGCCCGGAATGCCCCGCTTACCGTCTCGTCCATCGATCCGACCGGCGGTCCACGCGAGCAACACGCAGGGCGGTGATTTTTGCATGGGAGAAATCTCCTCCCTCGGGCGGGGAGGGATGCCCGTTACGCTATAACAGGTGCTGGCATCCTCAGCCCGGTCAGTTGCTCCGATACCTCCCAAAGACGCCGCCAGATCGCCTTGTCCTGCGCATACGGCACGATCTTGGCGCGGACGGGCGGCCCCTTCAATTCATAAAAGCCATTGGGACCGTACATGACGCCGCCCTCTGCACCGGGCGATGTAGCGGCGAAAAGCGTCGGCAACGCACCTGCTGCGGCGGATTGCGACAGGACCGGTTCCATCAACTTGCCGAACCGTTCAAGAAGGCCCGGCCTGTCGCGGCCCATGCGCGGGCCAGTGCTTTGCAGACCGGTAACTGCGAAACCTGGATGGGCGGCCGTGCTCATCAGGTTCCATTCCTGAGCGCGGGCGATCCGGTCGAGTTCGAGGCTGAACATCAGCGTCGCCAGCTTCGACTGGCAATAGGCGCGCCAGGAACTGTAGCTTTTCTTCCATTGCAGATCGTCGAAATTGATCTTGCCGCTGCGATGCGCCAGGCTGCTGACGGTAACCACACGTGGGTTCGTGGCGGCAAGGACTTTCGGCAGCAGCCGCATGTTCAAGGCAAAATGGCCGATATAATTGGCTCCCATCTGCATCTCGAAACCATCTTCCGTTTCATGCCTGTCCGGAATGGCCATAACGCCGGCATTGTTGATGAGAAGGTCGATCCGCGGCACGGAAGCCGTGATGCGCTTGGCGGCGCGGGCAACGGAATCGAGGCTGGCGAGATCGAGCGGCTCGAAGACGACGTCGGCGCCGGGTGTCGCGGCGCGAATCTCGGCCAGCACTTTGGCGCCTTTGCGTTCGTTGCGCGAGGCTATGATCACTTTGGCGCCGGCACCTGCCAGTGCTTTGGCGGTTTCATAGCCGATGCCGCTGGTGGCACCGGTAACGACGGCGACGCGGTCAGCCTGCGGGGGGATGTCTTTTACGGTCCAGTTTGGCATGAGGATCTCCGGGAGGAACTTGGATATTTCATACATGTAAATTATTGCACTTAACGCAAAAATACAACATATAAATAATTGCATTGCATACGGTCACCTAATGCGGTTTACAATCAGCAATATCGGCGCCGCAATTGCCCGCCCTGCCTTCGAATTGCCACGCTGCTCGGACCTGATCGCGTCATATTCGATATCTTTGCTTAGATTGGATTCTGAGATGACGGCTAAGACGACATGTGCCGATTTCGTTCAGTTCTTCCGCTCCTGGGTGCGCGATCCGAAGCGTGTCTCGGCGATTGCTCCGTCCGGCGAGCGATTGGCTCGATTGATGACGCAGGAGATCGAGCCGCTCGATGGTCCGATCCTTGAGCTCGGCCCCGGCACCGGCGTCTTCACACGCGCGCTGCTCGCCCG
It encodes the following:
- a CDS encoding MarR family winged helix-turn-helix transcriptional regulator: MALAEALRPALHRLYRQLRREVEDPGISPLQALLLVAILRQPGIGVAELARLEKLRGPTISGHIKAMECEGLVTRSAPDPEDRRRNGLIATDKGRALIKGIKQRRTDWLAFELAKLSPEARAAIRAAIGPLGDIGQ
- a CDS encoding SDR family oxidoreductase, yielding MPNWTVKDIPPQADRVAVVTGATSGIGYETAKALAGAGAKVIIASRNERKGAKVLAEIRAATPGADVVFEPLDLASLDSVARAAKRITASVPRIDLLINNAGVMAIPDRHETEDGFEMQMGANYIGHFALNMRLLPKVLAATNPRVVTVSSLAHRSGKINFDDLQWKKSYSSWRAYCQSKLATLMFSLELDRIARAQEWNLMSTAAHPGFAVTGLQSTGPRMGRDRPGLLERFGKLMEPVLSQSAAAGALPTLFAATSPGAEGGVMYGPNGFYELKGPPVRAKIVPYAQDKAIWRRLWEVSEQLTGLRMPAPVIA